The Mercurialis annua linkage group LG8, ddMerAnnu1.2, whole genome shotgun sequence genome window below encodes:
- the LOC126661052 gene encoding protein SLOW GREEN 1, chloroplastic translates to MNSSTLPTSFLHLKAPSFHTSFKSHPHFPIRASSTHTHNPPILQTLKTVTKAAILIGLSASFAARFSFLPAKAETSAAVTEQTPLIEEEENQNDQTTTPISQFLQSDTEAIESLKSLLQQKLDNGEDEEALKILTRLNEAQPLVTEWKFLTARLLNEMGRTQDARNVFEEILQLNPLSFEALFENALLMDRSGEGDAVIRRLQEALEIAEEGNKVKEARDVRFIMAQIQFLQKNVEEALRSYQELSKEDPSDFRPYFCRGMIYSLLDRNEEAREQFGEYRKLSPKKFEVEGYLQTPLSRMKLFGSNEDK, encoded by the coding sequence ATGAACTCCTCCACTCTCCCCACCTCCTTTCTCCATCTCAAAGCTCCTTCCTTTCACACTTCTTTCAAGTCCCATCCACATTTCCCAATCAGGGCATCCTCCACTCACACCCACAACCCTCCCATTCTCCAAACACTCAAAACCGTCACTAAAGCCGCCATCTTAATCGGCCTCTCCGCTTCATTCGCCGCCAGATTCTCCTTCCTGCCCGCCAAGGCCGAGACCTCCGCCGCTGTCACCGAACAAACACCGCTaatagaagaagaagagaatcaAAATGACCAAACCACCACACCCATTTCTCAGTTTCTTCAATCCGATACAGAAGCAATTGAATCCCTCAAATCACTCCTGCAGCAAAAGCTCGACAATGGGGAAGACGAGGAAGCTTTAAAGATACTAACCCGCTTAAACGAGGCGCAACCATTGGTAACAGAATGGAAATTCTTGACGGCGAGATTGTTAAATGAGATGGGTCGAACACAGGATGCACGCAATGTGTTTGAAGAAATTCTCCAGTTAAACCCGCTGTCTTTCGAGGCATTGTTCGAAAACGCCCTCCTCATGGACCGCAGTGGAGAAGGGGATGCGGTTATTAGGAGGCTACAGGAGGCTTTAGAGATTGCAGAAGAGGGGAATAAGGTGAAGGAAGCTAGAGATGTGAGGTTCATTATGGCACAGATACAGTTTCTGCAGAAGAATGTTGAGGAAGCTTTGAGGAGCTATCAAGAGTTGTCTAAGGAGGACCCCAGTGATTTTAGGCCGTATTTTTGTAGAGGAATGATATACAGTTTGCTCGATAGGAACGAGGAGGCGAGAGAGCAGTTCGGTGAGTATCGCAAGCTTTCTCCGAAGAAGTTTGAGGTAGAAGGGTATCTGCAGACTCCATTGTCAAGAATGAAACTTTTTGGGTCTAATGAAGACAAGTGA
- the LOC126661049 gene encoding uncharacterized protein LOC126661049, whose protein sequence is MEAESSKENTANPNQLGFLPTLFSWSLDDIYSEQLLQVEKIPESFDSVKQYLGSYVLPLLEETRAQMVSNMDTISTAPFAEVVSFSQAKSHEKLEYDVSVDQWKNRFSARAKEPYKTLSGDLVIIADAKPENVSDLSRIEKQWSFALVTNIRKDDDEDDFSSSTNFRLKSSKEVKDSDRMHNSLYVIFLINVITSRRIWNALHMNRRLNLIEGVLSADSLVKENCDLCPIKRVGICNENLGMNIASTLNKSQTEALFACLRKVQCYHKSSVELIWGPPGTGKTKTVSSLLFALLKMKYRTLTCAPTNIAIKEVANRVLKLVTESHPTGSGTDASFYSVGDILLFGNKERLNVSSEIEEIYLDCRVKRLMECFAPMSGWQNCMNSTIDFFEDCVSHYHIFIDNEMIKKKEDNHESEKKSFLESARERFKATVLPLIFIDNEMIKKKEDNHESENKSFLEFARERFKGTVLPLIRCLLTLHIHIPENILQEDTVNKIKSLVSLLETFSTLLFQDDIISDELKEIFAHSDLVDKSSQGFAETLLLLSLCKSECLSLLKTIRSSLQKLEFPSALNSGSIVRFCFQAASLFFCTASSSYKLLSLEIDPLDFLVIDEAAQLKECESAIPLQIPGIRHAILIGDECQLPAMVESNVSAEAGFGRSLFERLSCLGHPKHLLDMQYRMHPCISRFPNSNFYSNRILDAPNVKRRSYEKHLLPGPMFGPYSFINVFDGREEFDDAGRSRRNIAEVAIVLKLVRRLYKAWSGSNEKLTVGVISPYAAQVIAIQDKLGKRYEDNSGFSLKVRSVDGFQGGEEDVIIISTVRANRGGAIGFLSNLQRINVALTRARYCLWILGNERTLINSDSTWTKLIIDAKQRQCFFNADDDKELAKTILEVKKEFDQLDDLLNGDSTFFKSARWKVLFSENFRKSFGKLPSVRMKTSVLNLLLRLSSGWRPRKWNVDLFCDNFHLLKQYKVEGLYIICSVDIVKDKMYKQVLKVWDILSLENIPKLVKRLDGIFERCTEDFVSRCNEKCLEGDLEVPMSWPISVDVVRYKSLGNSEVDDNLKSDDKCYVENSKVSDSLLLMKFYSLSSGIVNHLLSDRDGRELELPFEVTDEELEIILCQRSTFILGRSGTGKTTVLTMKLFKREQLYHMACKGDYEDCGSTSKDAFWKKNTDNGQENVENSLGDVKKAALRQIFVTVSPKLCYAVKHQVSQLKSFASGETNSAGCCSVDMEDIDDKALFKDMPDSLIDIPSKSYPLVITFCTFLMMLDGTIGNSYFERFPDARHILHDKIVNSGSSIAMQAFIRTREVNYDKFCSMYWPHFNTKLTKKLDSSRMFTEIMSQIKGGLRAGESADGRLCREDYVLLSDGRRSSLSRQQREAIYDSYEEYEKMKMANGDFDMADIVLDLHQRLKAEKYTGDMMDFVYIDEVQDLTMKQVALFKYISKNVSEGFVFCGDTAQTIARGIDFRFEDVKSLFYNEFILGSRSEGSEMVKERGQISKTYHLSQNFRTHAGVLKLAQSVIDLLYRYFPYFVDILGHETSLIFGEAPILLESGNDENAIITIFGNNGTTGGRFVGFGAEQVILVRDDSARKEICKYVGKQALVLTILECKGLEFQDVLLYNFFGSSPMRNKWRVLYEYMDEQHLLDASSPQSVQNFNPAKHNILCSELKQLYVAITRTRQRLWITENTEDFSKPVFDYWRKKGLVQVRKLDDSLASAMQVASSAEQWKSRGYKLLREGNFEMATMCFERAGDEYGEKLAKASGLKAAADKMHASNRESASIARRQAAEIFESIGKADYAAECFFILKEYERAGKIFMQCGESAAERAGDCFCLAGCHKLAAEVFANGNHFSKCLSACREGKLFDTGLQYIHYWKQHMTADTCMVKKSRGIDEIEQEFLQSCALHYYELNEKRSMMRYVKSFDSIDSIRTFLRSLACLDELLSYEEELGNFLEAANIANKKGDILLEANMLGKAQNFKDASLLILWYVFATSLWSSGNKGWPFKPCAEKEKLLKKAKSFAGNVSEQFYELICVEAGILLNDHSSLSLMKQLLNASQGHKSTRGEILSGRMILDSHLGLNTAKYSWDNDIVIDIAKFSEAKISRDKVSSETLFYFWKFWKDEIVKVFESLGQLKKQDNNECRNYVEFCMNYLGVRRQFNNLNAIYLLMIPDAHWVKELKSRYVQSSGKLSSVDVHQFVSAAQSYWCLELVSVSMDVLNKLEDLYNHSMKNSLSLFCQSRLLTHIYTAAKFLLGFKFFEPRYHEKKELEKFVRLSTGQLFGCIHPLSWRESLNDNMVSLRRTESFRNLIRENTSETDNSRGKLSYGQLGRISVAILGSGKMCDELMYKKIADGSKWNQSWMALIANLCGNVGSTVLPYSNNEAANEVCLKWKLFGALKDTYNVNWDRDHDYISPGCFLYLVERQLILLSCFQGYFISTKSSFTEWLIYLDGDTIKPPNGVFCSPESVNDILGFLNDIVRQFLYNEKDTMAWIRKSEANAMEYHAGVTSRLVVIACLLCLNFGVCRDLLIDMLNRNYITDQLPRELCDALRRRMKRIRSLNINLEIKLLAEAFKKIGNPMVIVISDKNCLRSCADVIYLDMMSQSKEAMLEVLFPINNKVPEHEETDELFATGSFERVVSPPDEFDQMNGSSLNEDSLNQVMELLESSKSMNHKDVANYPTIKANLDEMTHILSQRQEADPILDEMKLLSASLEMSELDAENVISRIEEVIIKNFVNRISSEQDEKLGMEESETGKCEEDEDSKSIASQANVASANQGRNCIAGNKGKGNNSKSKKKKKRKGGRKNK, encoded by the exons GTCAAGGAAAATTGTGACCTTTGTCCTATAAAGAGAGTAGGAATCTGCAATGAAAATCTTGGCATGAACATAGCATCAACTTTGAATAAATCTCAAACTGAGGCTTTATTTGCCTGCCTTCGTAAAGTGCAGTGCTACCATAAGTCTTCGGTAGAATTGATTTGGGGTCCACCAGGGACAGGAAAGACTAAAACTGTTAGCTCTTTACTCTTTGcccttttaaaaatgaaatataggACCCTGACTTGTGCACCAACCAACATTGCAATTAAGGAAGTGGCTAACCGCGTCCTAAAGCTGGTGACAGAATCTCATCCAACAGGATCAGGAACCGATGCTTCGTTTTACTCTGTGGGAGATATTCTTTTGTTTGGGAATAAGGAACGGCTAAATGTGAGTTCGGAAATTGAAGAAATATACTTGGATTGTCGTGTGAAAAGGCTTATGGAATGCTTTGCGCCAATGAGTGGTTGGCAGAATTGTATGAATTCGACAATAGATTTCTTTGAAGATTGTGTTTCTCACTACCATATTTTCATTGACAAtgaaatgataaagaaaaaggaAGACAATCatgaaagtgaaaaaaaatcatttcttGAATCTGCAAGAGAAAGGTTCAAGGCCACTGTGTTACCTTTGATTTTCATTGACAAtgaaatgataaagaaaaaggaAGACAATCATGAAAGTGAAAATAAATCATTTCTTGAATTTGCAAGAGAAAGGTTCAAGGGCACTGTGTTACCTTTGATTAGATGTCTCCTTACTTTACATATTCATATACCTGAAAATATCCTTCAGGAGGATACTGTAAACAAAATTAAGTCTCTTGTTTCGTTGCTTGAAACTTTTAGCACCTTACTGTTTCAAGATGATATCATCTCTGATGAATTAAAGGAGATTTTTGCACATTCAGATTTAGTTGACAAATCTTCTCAAGGTTTTGCAGAAACATTGTTATTGTTGAGTTTGTGCAAAAGCGAATGCCTTTCCTTATTGAAAACAATTCGCAGTTCTCTTCAAAAACTTGAATTTCCAAGTGCACTGAACTCAGGTTCAATAGTTCGATTCTGTTTCCAGGcagcttcattatttttttgCACCGCTTCTAGTTCATATAAGTTGCTTTCATTGGAAATTGATCCGCTGGACTTCCTGGTAATTGATGAAGCAGCTCAGCTAAAAGAGTGTGAATCAGCAATACCTCTTCAAATTCCTGGTATTAGGCATGCCATTCTTATTGGTGATGAATGCCAACTACCAGCTATGGTAGAAAGCAAC GTTTCTGCTGAAGCTGGTTTTGGAAGGAGTTTATTTGAAAGGCTGAGCTGTCTAGGTCATCCAAAACACCTTCTAGATATGCAGTACAGAATGCATCCTTGTATCAGCCGCTTTCCAAACTCCAATTTCTATTCTAATCGGATCTTAGATGCTCCAAATGTTAAACGTAGAAGTTATGAGAAACATCTTCTTCCAGGGCCTATGTTTGGTCCCTACTCATTTATTAATGTGTTTGATGGTAGAGAAGAGTTTGATGATGCCGGACGTAGCCGAAGAAATATTGCTGAAGTTGCTATTGTGTTAAAACTAGTGCGAAGACTCTACAAAG CATGGAGTGGATCAAATGAGAAACTCACTGTGGGTGTAATATCACCATATGCTGCACAAGTGATTGCTATTCAAGATAAACTTGGTAAGAGGTATGAAGATAATTCTGGTTTTTCGTTGAAAGTGAGGTCAGTTGATGGTTTCCAGGGTGGGGAGGAAGATGTCATTATAATATCCACTGTGAGAGCAAATCGTGGTGGAGCAATTGGTTTCCTGTCCAATCTACAGAGAATTAATGTTGCTCTAACAAGAGCAAG GTACTGTCTTTGGATTCTGGGGAATGAAAGAACCCTAATTAATAGTGATTCTACTTGGACGAAGTTAATCATTGATGCTAAGCAGCGCCAATGCTTCTTTAATGCTGATGATGATAAGGAATTGGCAAAAACTATTTTAGAAGTGAAAAAAGAGTTTGATCAACTTGATGATTTGCTCAATGGAGACAGCACGTTTTTCAAAAGTGCTAGGTGGAAG GTTCTTTTTAgtgaaaattttagaaaatcttTTGGAAAGCTGCCTTCGGTCAGGATGAAGACTTCTGTTCTGAACCTTCTACTTAGACTATCTTCTGGCTGGCGTCCCAGAAAATGgaatgtggatttgttttgtgacaaTTTTCATCTCTTGAAGCAATACAAGGTTGAAGGATTGTATATAATTTGTTCAGTTGATATAGTGAAGGACAAGATGTACAAACAAGTTCTAAAGGTTTGGGATATTTTGTCATTagaaaatattccaaaattgGTCAAACGCCTTGATGGCATTTTTGAAAGATGTACAGAAGATTTTGTCAGCCGGTGCAATGAGAAATGCTTAGAAGG GGATTTGGAAGTTCCTATGTCTTGGCCAATCTCTGTTGATGTTGTCCGGTATAAAAGTCTTGGAAACAGTGAAGTGGACGACAATCTGAAATCTGATGATAAATGCTATGTGGAGAACTCTAAAGTGAGTGATAGCTTGTTGCTAATGAAGTTCTACTCGTTATCCTCTGGCATTGTAAACCACTTGCTTTCTGATCGTGATGGTCGAGAACTAGAGCTCCCGTTTGAAGTAACAGATGAGGAACTAGAGATAATTTTGTGTCAAAGAAGCACTTTTATATTGGGACGATCAGGCACGGGAAAGACGACAGTTTTAACCATGAAACTGTTTAAGCGAGAACAACTCTACCATATGGCTTGTAAAGGAGATTATGAAGATTGCGGAAGCACTTCCAAGGATGCATTCTGGAAAAAAAATACGGATAATGGTCAAGAAAACGTTGAAAACAGTCTTGGTGACGTTAAGAAGGCTGCTTTGCGCCAGATTTTTGTTACTGTTAGTCCTAAACTTTGTTATGCTGTGAAACATCAAGTTTCTCAATTGAAAAG CTTCGCATCTGGTGAAACAAATTCTGCTGGGTGCTGTTCAGTGGATATGGAAGATATTGACGATAAAGCGCTATTCAAGGATATGCCGGATTCTTTAATAGATATTCCTTCAAAGTCATATCCTCTTGTTATAACTTTCTGTACATTTTTAATGATGCTTGATGGAACAATTGGTAATTCATACTTTGAAAGATTTCCGGATGCAAGACATATATTGCATGACAAAATAGTAAATTCAGGGTCATCTATTGCTATGCAAGCTTTTATAAGAACAAGGGAGGTCAACTACGATAAATTTTGTTCAATGTACTGGCCTCATTTTAATACCAAGTTGACCAAAAAGCTTGACAGTTCAAGAATGTTTACGGAGATCATGTCTCAAATAAAAGGTGGCTTGCGAGCAGGGGAGTCTGCGGATGGTAGACTTTGCCGGGAGGACTATGTTCTACTGTCTGATGGTAGGAGATCCAGTTTAAGTAGGCAGCAGAGAGAAGCAATATACGATAGCTATGAAGAGTATGAAAAGATGAAGATGGCAAATGGTGATTTTGATATGGCTGATATTGTCTTAGATCTGCATCAGCGGCTTAAAGCTGAAAAATATACAGGTGACATGATGGACTTTGTCTATATTGATGAAGTCCAAGATCTTACCATGAAGCAGGTTGCTCTTTTCAAGTATATCAGCAAAAATGTTAGTGAAGGCTTTGTATTTTGTGGGGACACTGCGCAGACTATTGCAAGGGGTATTGATTTTAGATTTGAAGATGTAAAATCTCTTTTCTACAATGAATTTATTCTAGGATCAAGAAGTGAAGGCAGTGAGATGGTGAAAGAGAGAGGTCAAATATCTAAAACTTATCATTTGAGCCAGAATTTCCGCACTCATGCTGGTGTTCTCAAGTTAGCTCAAAGTGTCATTGATCTCCTTTATCGTTATTTCCCTTATTTCGTTGATATTTTAGGTCATGAAACTAGTCTTATATTTGGGGAAGCCCCAATACTGCTGGAATCTGGTAATGATGAGAATGCCATCATAACAATTTTTGGGAACAATGGGACAACAGGAGGACGTTTTGTTGGTTTTGGGGCAGAGCAGGTCATCCTTGTAAGAGATGATTCTGCTAGGAAAGAAATCTGTAAATATGTCGGAAAGCAAGCCCTTGTTTTGACTATACTGGAGTGCAAAGGCCTAGAATTTCAG GATGTGCTGTTATACAACTTTTTTGGTTCTTCGCCTATGAGAAATAAATGGAGAGTGCTGTATGAATACATGGATGAGCAACATTTGCTTGATGCAAGTTCTCCACAGTCAGTTCAAAATTTTAACCCCGCAAAACACAATATTTTGTGCTCTGAGTTGAAGCAACTATATGTTGCTATCACCCGAACAAGGCAGAGATTGTGGATTACTGAGAATACAGAAGATTTCTCCAAACCAGTGTTTGACTACTGGAGGAAGAAAGGCCTTGTCCAAGTCAGAAAGTTGGATGATTCACTTGCTTCAGCCATGCAAGTTGCCAGCAGTGCAGAACAGTGGAAATCACGGGGCTATAAG CTTTTACGAGAGGGAAATTTCGAGATGGCAACAATGTGCTTTGAAAGAGCAGGAGATGAATACGGAGAAAAATTAGCCAAGGCTTCTGGGCTGAAAGCAGCTGCTGACAAAATGCATGCTTCAAATCGTGAATCTGCTTCTATTGCCCGCAGGCAGGCTGCTGAAATATTTGAATCCATTGGAAAAGCTGACTATGCTGCAGAATGTTTTTTCATCTTAAAGGAGTATGAAAGAGCAG GAAAAATCTTTATGCAATGTGGAGAATCTGCAGCAGAAAGAGCTGGGGATTGTTTCTGTCTCGCTGGATGTCATAAGTTGGCAGCTGAAGTATTTGCTAATGGCAATCATTTCTCAAAGTGCTTGTCTGCCTGTAGAGAAGGAAAACTCTTTGATACAGGCTTACAGTATATTCACTACTGGAAACAGCATATGACAGCAGATACTTGCATGGTTAAAAAAAGCAGAGGAATTGATGAAATTGAACAAGAGTTTTTGCAGAGCTGTGCACTTCACTATTATGAGCTCAATGAAAAAAGATCTATGATGAGATATGTTAAATCTTTTGATTCCATAGATTCTATTCGCACTTTCTTGAGAAGTTTAGCATGCCTTGATGAGCTTCTGTCATATGAAGAAGAGTTGGGGAACTTTCTGGAGGCAGCAAATATAGCAAATAAGAAAGGTGACATTTTACTTGAAGCTAATATGTTAGGGAAGGCTCAAAATTTTAAGGATGCCTCGTTGCTTATTCTTTGGTATGTTTTTGCTACCTCCCTCTGGTCATCTGGGAATAAAGGTTGGCCATTTAAGCCCTgcgctgaaaaggagaaacttcTAAAGAAAGCAAAGTCCTTTGCAGGAAATGTCTCAGAACAATTTTATGAGCTTATCTGCGTCGAGGCAGGTATCTTACTGAATGATCATAGTAGCTTGTCCTTGATGAAACAACTTCTGAATGCTTCTCAGGGCCATAAGAGTACCAGAGGTGAAATATTATCTGGTCGAATGATTCTGGACTCTCATCTGGGTCTAAATACTGCAAAATATAGTTGGGATAATGACATAGTTATTGATATTGCAAAATTTTCAGAAGCTAAAATCTCAAGAGATAAAGTTTCGTCTGAGACCCTGTTTTACTTCTGGAAATTCTGGAAGGATGAGATTGTGAAAGTATTTGAATCTCTAGGACAACTTAAAAAACAAGATAATAATGAATGCAGAAATTATGTAGAATTCTGCATGAATTACTTGGGCGTGCGCAGGCAGTTTAATAATCTGAATGCCATATATCTTCTGATGATCCCCGATGCACATTGGGTGAAAGAGCTGAAAAGTAGATATGTGCAAAGCAGTGGGAAGTTGAGTTCTGTAGATGTTCACCAGTTTGTGTCTGCCGCTCAAAGCTATTGGTGTTTGGAACTAGTTTCCGTCAGTATGGATGTGTTAAACAAGCTTGAAGATCTTTACAATCACAGTATGAAGAATTCATTGTCCCTGTTTTGCCAAAGCCGGCTTCTTACCCATATCTATACAGCTGCAAAATTTCTATTGGGTTTCAAGTTTTTTGAACCTAGATACCATGAAAAGAAGGAACTGGAGAAATTTGTTAGGCTGTCCACAGGACAGTTGTTTGGCTGTATACATCCTCTGAGCTGGAGAGAATCATTGAATGACAACATGGTATCTCTGAGGAGAACAGAGTCCTTTAGGAATTTAATCAGGGAAAATACCTCTGAAACTGACAATTCGAGGGGTAAGCTGTCCTATGGTCAGCTTGGAAGGATATCAGTGGCAATTCTTGGGTCTGGTAAAATGTGTGATGAGTTGATGTATAAGAAGATTGCAGATGGTTCAAAATGGAATCAATCATGGATGGCTTTAATTGCGAATCTATGCGGCAATGTGGGATCAACAGTCTTACCATACAGTAACAATGAAGCAGCAAATGAGGTTTGTCTCAAGTGGAAGTTATTTGGTGCCTTAAAGGACACTTATAATGTTAACTGGGACAGAGATCATGACTACATCTCACCTGGATGTTTCCTGTACCTTGTCGAGCGCCAGTTGATTTTGTTGTCTTGCTTCCAAGGCTATTTTATCTCTACCAAATCTTCCTTTACTGAATGGCTTATCTACCTGGATGGCGATACAATTAAACCGCCCAATGGAGTGTTTTGTTCTCCGGAATCAGTAAACGACATCCTGGGCTTTTTAAATGACATTGTTCGGCAGTTTCTTTACAATGAAAAAGACACAATGGCCTGGATTAGAAAGTCTGAGGCAAATGCGATGGAATACCATGCGGGTGTGACATCGAGACTGGTTGTTATAGCATGCTTGCTGTGCTTAAACTTTGGTGTATGTAGGGACTTGCTTATCGACATGCTCAATAGAAACTACATCACTGACCAACTGCCGAGAGAATTATGTGATGCGCTCCGGAGAAGGATGAAACGGATTAGGTCTTTGAACATAAACTTAGAGATAAAATTGCTTGCTGAAGCATTTAAGAAAATTGGAAATCCAATGGTAATTGTGATTTCTGATAAGAATTGTTTGCGATCATGTGCTGATGTCATTTATCTGGATATGATGAGCCAAAGCAAAGAAGCCATGTTAGAAGTCTTGTTTCCAATTAACAATAAAGTTCCTGAACATGAAGAAACTGATGAATTGTTCGCCACTGGCTCATTCGAGAGAGTAGTGTCTCCACCGGATGAATTTGACCAAATGAATGGATCAAGTCTTAATGAAGACAGCCTAAACCAAGTTATGGAATTACTCGAGTCTTCAAAATCAATGAATCATAAAGATGTGGCAAATTATCCAACAATTAAG GCAAACCTTGATGAGATGACTCACATTCTAAGTCAAAGGCAGGAAGCTGATCCTATACTTGATGAAATGAAACTACTGTCTGCTTCACTTGAAATGAG CGAGTTGGATGCGGAGAATGTCATCTCAAGAATCGAAGAAGTTATAATAAAGAACTTTGTGAATCGTATATCATCAGAGCAAGATGAAAAGCTTGGAATGGAAGAGTCTGAAACTGGCAAATGCGAAGAGGATGAAGATAGCAAGTCCATTGCGTCGCAAGCTAATGTTGCTTCTGCGAACCAAGGCAGAAATTGTATAGCAGGAAACAAAGGGAAGGGAAATAATAGCAAGtccaagaagaaaaaaaagagaaaaggagGCCGAAAAAACAAGTAG